The following DNA comes from Cucumis sativus cultivar 9930 chromosome 7, Cucumber_9930_V3, whole genome shotgun sequence.
actagttaccatacaacacttttttttttttttttaaatacagctatatatactaatattttgaatattattttcaactgttcatttataaatatagcgttatttaattgattaaaattaaaggaagacaaaatttgtatctaaataataataataaaaaaagtgtgtGGTATATGAATTAGTGTGAACTTAAAAAGGGATTATATTGTGAGAAGAAATACCTCCAAATGTATATCCAATGCTCTCCTTCAATCAATAAGAACGTCAGGAATATGGGAAATGTTAGGCCAATCCTCTCCTCCCTCCTTGCATCTCTCCCCAAGTTGTGGGCACTTGATTATGTTAAGTTGCACCAAAGATTTGAGCTGTTGCATTTCCTTTGgaagtgattttaattttggacaTTCTTCTATTTCCAAAGATACAAGAGAAGTAAGGGTGCCAATCCATTCCGATATACTCATGACAGATTTTAAACCCtctaaatttagaatttcaaGAGCATGAAGATGGGAGAGTTGATTCAGATGTAATCTATCACAATTACCAATTCGAATTCCCCTTAACAAAATTGAGGTGGACACCCAATTGGGTAATCCTACTCCACAATACCCTTCAATTTGCAAGAGATTAACATATGGATGTGGTTCTAAGCCTTCCAATACTATATCATCAGCATCACCTTCATATTCATTACCATTCTCAAATTTCCATTTCAGTCTCAAAAGTGggacttttttgtttttaagatttaCTGATTTGACGTCTGATGGAGAAAACCTCAACTGCTCCAAACCTTTGATTTTTAAGtcaaattctataaaataaCTCCGCTCACTGAATTCCTTTACCTTATCAAACCTTttacaatcaaacaaaaatgaacttAATGTTTGTAGACTAGTCAACTTCTCCATCGTCCCTTGCAGCATATTCATTAATCTTGAATCACAAAGAAGATGTCTGAGGtttacaaaattgttaatatcCCTTGGCAACTCCTTTAGGTCATAACACTTGGTTAGATCTAGTGTTTGCAAATTTTGCAATTTCGTGATGGAGTTTGGAACTGATTTCGCATCTTCACCGAGTTCTAGATATCGAAGATGTCTAAGCTTTTTTATTGACTTTGACACATTAGGGATTTGTAATACTCGCAAACGTGGAAAGTGAGAAAACAGTCTGTCCAAAAGAACTTTTTCAATTGGATTTCTCGTAAAGAAAGGATTTTTCGTAAACAAAAGGAACGTTCTTAATCCTTTAGCTTGTTGCAATTTGGACACATCATCAATCCATGATCGTGGTTCATattcaaatgaaatatgaCGAGTTTGTTCACTCACAACATATCCACTCTCTGGATATCCACGTATGTACAATTTCTGTCCAGCTACCTCTCTTGCAAGATCACACATCAAATCATGCATGCCAACTTCTTCAAAAGGAACATCCTCAATAGAAATTTCATAGAAAAACCTCCAACATAATTCATCCAAGTACTCCTTCCCAATATTCTCTACAGATTTTCCTCCATTTGATGATTCGATAAAACCTTGAGCTATCCATTGTCTAATCAATTCATTCATTCTAATTTTGTATCCTTTGGGAAACAAGGATGAATAGGAAAAACATTGCTTCAAATTTGGTGACAAATGGTTATAGCTCAATTTTAATGTTGATATCACATGaccatcattattatttttttcacgaGTGACatttaaaagttcattttctttgatgaacTCCCAATCTTCTGCGGAAGTTTTTCCATATAATAAACGTCCTATGTGTCTTATTACAAGAGGAATACCTCCACatctttttgaaatttcttttcccatttttaTCAAGTTTTGATTTATTGACTCTAAGTCACTTTCTTTAAATGCCACTTCTTTAAACAACAACCAAGAAAAATCTTCAGTTAAGTCTTTTAGAGGAATTGTTTCGACTCCTGGAACTGCTTTACTGTCACGCTTTGTGATCAAAACCTTACTCCCTCTTGCACCAAGCATTAACAGGTTTTTCAAATTCTcccattcattttcattttcattccatACATCATCCATAACTAACAAATACTTCTTTCCTCCAATCACTTCTTCAAGCTTTGTCTTTAAAGGTTCCATTTCTTCTACCTTTGGTTTCTTTTCGGTTGCTGATTCAattatctttttcaatattgtttttgtgTCAAATTGATTAGAAACCCAAATCCAAATTCTTGAACTAAAACCATCAGAGACTTGTTTGTCATTGTAGAGAGATTTGGCCAAAGTTGTCTTGCCAATTCCACCCATTCCAACAATAGCGATGAATGAAACGTTAGCTTTCACCTTGTCATCCTCTGctagtaa
Coding sequences within:
- the LOC101213334 gene encoding disease resistance protein RGA2, translated to MALEGILSGVGVEILKKLSSHALECLGMVCGLNDDLNKLRSNVSSIQSVLRDAEQRQIKGNDHSLTDWLEKLGDVFYDVEDVLDEISTEALRREVMTRGKNAKQVRIFFSNSNQLAFNYRMACQVKKINERLDVISQEKDKFQLNGIAYLGIQNVLSYPIGMERDTHSSLSGDQKIIGRDDEMNNLKKNLLAEDDKVKANVSFIAIVGMGGIGKTTLAKSLYNDKQVSDGFSSRIWIWVSNQFDTKTILKKIIESATEKKPKVEEMEPLKTKLEEVIGGKKYLLVMDDVWNENENEWENLKNLLMLGARGSKVLITKRDSKAVPGVETIPLKDLTEDFSWLLFKEVAFKESDLESINQNLIKMGKEISKRCGGIPLVIRHIGRLLYGKTSAEDWEFIKENELLNVTREKNNNDGHVISTLKLSYNHLSPNLKQCFSYSSLFPKGYKIRMNELIRQWIAQGFIESSNGGKSVENIGKEYLDELCWRFFYEISIEDVPFEEVGMHDLMCDLAREVAGQKLYIRGYPESGYVVSEQTRHISFEYEPRSWIDDVSKLQQAKGLRTFLLFTKNPFFTRNPIEKVLLDRLFSHFPRLRVLQIPNVSKSIKKLRHLRYLELGEDAKSVPNSITKLQNLQTLDLTKCYDLKELPRDINNFVNLRHLLCDSRLMNMLQGTMEKLTSLQTLSSFLFDCKRFDKVKEFSERSYFIEFDLKIKGLEQLRFSPSDVKSVNLKNKKVPLLRLKWKFENGNEYEGDADDIVLEGLEPHPYVNLLQIEGYCGVGLPNWVSTSILLRGIRIGNCDRLHLNQLSHLHALEILNLEGLKSVMSISEWIGTLTSLVSLEIEECPKLKSLPKEMQQLKSLVQLNIIKCPQLGERCKEGGEDWPNISHIPDVLID